From Coffea arabica cultivar ET-39 chromosome 2e, Coffea Arabica ET-39 HiFi, whole genome shotgun sequence, the proteins below share one genomic window:
- the LOC113731075 gene encoding non-specific lipid-transfer protein 1-like, which translates to MLLGGLNSKVVGAVIMLTVVVGELAPRAEAVIACGQVTHSLMPCTRYLKNGGSVPGPCCAGVKGLVAWARTRADRQRVCSCLKGAYPGYRGIKLPNAQSLPAKCGAKVPYKIIPTIDCSR; encoded by the coding sequence ATGCTTCTCGGAGGTCTCAATTCCAAAGTTGTCGGTGCGGTTATAATGCTGACGGTGGTGGTTGGCGAACTTGCACCCCGTGCAGAGGCCGTAATCGCTTGCGGTCAAGTTACTCATTCCCTGATGCCTTGTACCCGTTACCTCAAGAATGGTGGCTCTGTGCCGGGTCCTTGCTGCGCTGGTGTTAAGGGCCTGGTGGCATGGGCCAGGACCCGCGCCGACCGTCAGCGTGTTTGCTCCTGCCTTAAGGGTGCTTATCCAGGCTATCGTGGTATCAAATTGCCCAACGCTCAGTCTCTCCCTGCCAAGTGCGGAGCCAAGGTTCCTTACAAGATCATCCCGACCATTGACTGCTCCCGGTAA
- the LOC113731076 gene encoding protein LIGHT-DEPENDENT SHORT HYPOCOTYLS 10-like — protein sequence MSSSTTIISAERPRDPIEGSSRSTGENHQQQPQTTTTLSRYESQKRRDWNTFGQYLKNQRPPVSLSQCNCNHVLEFLRYLDQFGKTKVHLHGCVFFGQPDPPAPCTCPLRQAWGSLDALIGRLRAAYEENGGSPETNPFGNGAIRVYLREVKECQAKARGIPYKKKKKKKNPIKLHEDHHQLKHFKQST from the coding sequence ATGAGTTCTTCAACAACAATTATCTCGGCTGAGAGGCCTAGAGATCCTATCGAAGGATCCTCGCGATCCACCGGTGAAAACCACCAGCAGCAGCCCCAGACCACGACCACCTTAAGTCGATATGAATCTCAAAAACGTAGAGACTGGAACACTTTCGGCCAGTACCTAAAAAATCAGAGGCCTCCAGTCTCTTTATCTCAGTGCAACTGCAACCATGTTCTTGAGTTTCTTCGATACCTCGATCAGTTCGGAAAAACTAAGGTTCATTTACATGGTTGTGTATTCTTTGGACAGCCTGATCCTCCTGCTCCTTGTACTTGTCCTCTCAGGCAAGCCTGGGGAAGCTTGGATGCCCTGATTGGAAGGCTTAGAGCTGCATATGAAGAAAACGGAGGATCCCCCGAGACGAATCCTTTTGGTAATGGAGCTATTCGGGTTTATTTACGCGAGGTTAAGGAGTGCCAAGCTAAGGCGAGAGGGATTccttacaagaagaagaagaagaagaagaatccaATCAAGCTGCATGAGGATCATCATCAACTCAAGCATTTCAAGCAGTCCACTTGA